DNA sequence from the Streptomyces sp. HUAS 15-9 genome:
GCCCTCGACGGTGAAGAAGGAGTCCGGTCTGCACGGCTCCCACGGTTCGAGGTGCTTCCGGTTCTCCACGTATGCGGAACAAAGCGCCGAAGCATCGTCCTGAGCAAGCAGCCGGAGCCGTACTCCCTCGAATATTCCCTCGGTTTCGATATTCATGCGCGCACCTTAGCGCGGCCGTTATGCCTGCGCAGCAGTCATGCCGTAAGCAGAGAAGGATCTTTCTTCCACTTGAGCATCTTGTCGAAGCTCACCACTGTCCCTCCCCGGCCCGGCTTGTCGCCGATGTGGACGTGATCGGCGAGTTCCCTGATCAAGAACAGGCCGCGGCCGTGCTCGGCGTCCACGCGCGGCCGGCGCGGAGCATGGGCGCGGGCGAACCCCGGCCCGGAGTCGGCCACTTCGATACGGCACTTCTCGCCGTCCAGGTACGCGGTCACCCGGTACGCCTCCGACGAGCCGCCGCGCGTCGCGTCCCCGCCGTGCTCGACCGCGTTCGCGCAGGCCTCGCCGAGGGCGACGGACAGGTCGTAGGACACATCGGGGTCGACGCCCGCGGTCTCCATCGTGCCGAGCAGCAACCGGCGGGCGAGCGGCACGC
Encoded proteins:
- a CDS encoding ATP-binding protein; the protein is MSIWWSLHLRREAASVPLARRLLLGTMETAGVDPDVSYDLSVALGEACANAVEHGGDATRGGSSEAYRVTAYLDGEKCRIEVADSGPGFARAHAPRRPRVDAEHGRGLFLIRELADHVHIGDKPGRGGTVVSFDKMLKWKKDPSLLTA